The Pontibacter korlensis sequence CAAGCTTTGGAAAAGGGATTCCCACAAAAAGACCAAGTATGGATAAGGTCGAAATTATAACAGCAAGATCTGCCATAGCGATTTCTCTCAATGAAAACACATAGCAGCGCCAGCGCAAAAATGCCTCAGGCTAGCGCTGCACTTTAAAAAATTATGAAAGGAGCTCCCATTACTTTTAATGCTGTGGAGCGATAAGAAGAGGTATAGAAATGGAAGCGCTATGGTGCGTTTGGAAGCACAGTTACAGGCAATACCTGCTGCAGCAGGTGCCCTACTGAAACCGGGGAAGTATAAAGAGGTAAAGAAAAGGCTAAGAATTCAGCTACAAATGGCAACAAGAGCGAAGGCGCCACATGTAGGACCTGCTTCAAAACAAGCTCCGGTGCATTTTGGGCATCCACAAAGGCTTGTACATTCTGGGGCTTAACAGCCTGCTCACTATCCTGCAGGTTGGCAGGCTTAAACCGAAGTACTGACTCCTGCACAGAGCCTTGCACCAGGTAATCATACACCATTACTTCATGACCAGGCAAGGTCAGGGCCCATAGCAGCATCACCCACATAAGCGGGTACCGGAGCCAGTGGCGTCGTATGGATTTTGTTTGAAGCATCACTACAAAGGTATACATTTATACTTTCATCGCACTTGATTTGCACTGATACCCGCACTGGCGCAATCTTTGCTAATTAACTGCCGTTGCACCAAAATACTAACACCACTCGTTTGTATGCTCCGTGGCACATAAAACCGCAGCAGCAAACCGAGGACCCTATAGAACATGAGGCGTACGCTGAAACAGATAGTCAAATTTATCATCACTAAAATAATGGCGCCGTTTACGCGGCTGGTATACGGCGAGTTATCGGCCTTCTTCCAGAGCCTGAAGCCTAACTTTACCCGCACCTACTGGCAGCATAAATGGGCAGAATGGCAGAACAGCCGCAATCGCTCTGACTACAGGTTCTTGTTCAGAGGGTTGTTAAAGCTGTCCCTCTTTGGACTGCTGCTCCTAGTGCTCTTCTACTTTGCAGTATATTCAGGCTTTCTGGGTGGCATGCCTTCCACCAAAGAATTGAAGTCAGTGCACAACAACACTGCCTCTGAGGTGTATTCTGCTGATGGAGTGCTGCTAGGGCGCTATTACACCCAGGACCGCACCAATGTAAAGTATGCCAACATCTCCCCTGCCGCTGTTCATGCGCTCATAGCTACCGAAGATGCACGCTTCTACGACCACAGCGGTGTGGATGCCCGAAGCCTGGCCCGTGTGTTCATCAAGTCTCTGTTGTTGCAGAACGAAAGCTCTGGCGGCGGCAGTACACTCAGCCAGCAGCTGGCAAAGAACCTGTACCCGCGCAAGAACTACTGGCTCTGGGATATGCCCGTAAACAAGCTGCGCGAGATGATCATCGCCCGAAAACTGGAGACCATCTACTCTAAAGATGAGATACTGGAACTGTACCTGAACACGGTGCCCATGGGTGGTAACCTGTATGGTATAGAGCGTGCTTCACGCCGCTTCTTCAGCACCTCTGCCGATTCGCTTAAAGTAGAAGAGGCTGCCGTGCTGATTGGTATGCTGAAGGCCACCACCACTTACAACCCTCGCCTGGACCTAGAGCGCTCTACCAAGCGTCGTAATATTGTACTGGGGCAGATGGCGAAGTATGAGTACCTGAGCGCAGCCGAAGCTGACTCACTGCAAAAGCTCCCCCTAGAGCTAAAGTACAACTACACCACGCATAACGATGGGATTGCACCATACTTTCGGGAGCACCTGCGACAGGAACTGGTAAATTGGGCCGCCGGTAAAAAGAAGAAAAATGGTGAGCCTTACAACCTCTATACTGATGGCCTTAAGATATACACGACCATTGATGCCGGCATGCAGCGCCATGCAGAAGCATCGGTGCGGAAGCACATGGCACAACTGCAGAAACAGTTCGATGCCCATTGGAGAGGCAGAAACCCGTGGGGTCGTAACTCTGATGTGATACAGGTTGCCATGCAGCGGTCCGACCGTTACAGAAAACTAAAAGACGCCGGCAAGTCTGAGGCTGAAATTGTGGAGGCTTTCCGGGAGCCGGTGCCGATGCAGGTTTACGCCTGGGGAGGCACCAACAAAAAAGAAATGAGCCCGATGGACTCGCTGGCATACTACTCCCGCTTCCTGAACACCGGCCTGTTCTCTCTAGAGCCACATTCGGGTTATGTACGTGCGTGGGTAGGTGGCATCAACCACCATGTTTTTAAGTATGATCACGTAAAGTCGAAGCGACAGGTAGGTTCTACGTTCAAGCCAATCGTATATGCCGCTGCACTGGATAGAGGCATTAGCCCCTGCGACTATTTCCCGAACGAGCGCATGACCTACCCGGAGTATGATAACTGGTCGCCACGTAACGCTACAGACCAGTATGGCGGAGAGTATACGATGCGTGGAGCACTGGCTAATTCAGTTAATACCATCTCGGCACAGATGATCATGAAGGCTGGCGTGAACAGAACCGTAGCCATGGCTCACCGCCTAGGTATCGACTCTAAATTGCCGGAGGTGCCATCGTTAGCCCTGGGTACAGCAGACCTGTCGCTACAGGAGATGGTGACGGCCTATGCCACTTTCGCAAACCGTGGCTACCAGGTGGAGCCGGTATATATTACTAAAATCGAAGACCGGGAAGGGCGCGTGCTGCGGGAACACCGCGAGGGCGAAGGCGCCAAGAAGGTTATCTCGGAAGAAACAGCGGCTATCATGCTGCACCTGATGCAAGGTGTGGTAGAAGAGGGAAGTGCCGCCAAACTACGCTCACAGTACGGCCTGAAAATGGATATCGCCGGAAAAACCGGTACTACCCAGGATCATGCCGATGGTTGGTTTATAGGTATAACTCCGCAATTGGTAACAGGTGTGTGGGTTGGTGGCGAAAGCCCTCAGGTGCGCTTCCGCACTTTAGAGCTAGGCCAGGGTTCGCGCACAGCCCTACCTATTTGGGGAGAGTATATCCGCCGGATCGCTATAGATCCGGATTACAAAGGATACTACAACAGCCGCTTTGAGCCGCTGCCGCCACACCTGCAAGCTAGCTTAAACTGTCCATCTTACCGCGCAGAACCGCCACAGGAAAACTTCTTGGAGCGTGTACTGGATAAGATCGGCGATAAAGCCACACAAACGTACGAGCAGTGGAAAGAAAACCTGAAAAAAAGACGCAAGGAGCGGAAGGAGAAGCGCAAGAAAAATAGGGACTAGTTTTAGCCCCTATACTTCCTCCTGAAAGTCTTCGCTTCGCTGCAGGCGGTCAAACTGCTCTACAAGCTCTGTTGGCAGCGTGGTCAGCTTGCGCTTCACCAGGTCCAGCCAGGCCCCGTCTACGTTGATCACTGCAGCCTTTACGCCATCCTCCCTGAATACTTCATGGCGGATAGACCAGCGGGATGCATCGGATCGGCTTTTTGTTAACTCCACCGTTACCTTCAGGTGCTCGTTTATACCTACCTCGCGCAGGTAAATCAATTCTTCACGGAACAGTATGGGGCCTATCTTCAGGTGCTGAAACGCTTTCAGGTCCAAGCCTAGCCTATCGAGCACTACAATACGGGCTTGCGCAGCAAAATCAGCATAGGCAGAGTGGCGCATGTGCATGTTCGCATCCAGGTGCGACCACATCACCTTACCTTCATATATATTGTTCATTGTTTTTAGTTTTTCCAAAGCTACAAAAACCTTTGGCCAAATTAAACCCAAGACTCTCTTCTGGTTTCCTACAGGTTAAAAGGAGGTACAATTTGGTCTTTTTAAAGAAATCAACTTTTATTAAAGCATACTCCTCCTGCGTTAAGCATAATTTTTGTTGTTTTGCAGTCTCAATACTTCATATCTAAAAAATCAATGAAAAAGTTAGCGAGCATTTTCTTCCTGTGCCTGCTGCTGACCAGCCAGGCCTTTGCCTGGGGGCAGAATGGGCACCGCGCAGTGGGCCTGGTGGCTGAAAAGCACCTGAGCAAAAAAGCAAAGAAGAAAATCATGAAACTCCTGCAGGATAATACTTTGGCAGAAGTTTCAGTTTGGATGGATGACATCAAAAGCGATGATGCCTACGACCATACACACGACTGGCATTGGGTAACGATTCAGGATGGCTCAACCTACGAGCAGTCTGAAAAAAACCCGAATGGTGACATCATCGGCAAAATTGAGGAAATATCCAAAGCCTTGAAAGCCGGTAACCTAAGCAATGAGCAGGAACAAGAGTACCTCAAGTACCTGATACACCTTGTGGGTGATATCCATCAGCCATTGCACGTAGGTACTGGCGACGACCAGGGAGGTAACGCTGTGAAGGTACAGTGGTTTTACCAACCCTCTAACTTACACCGCGTGTGGGATAGCGACATGATTAATGGCAAAGACCTGAGCTTTACAGAGATTGTACGTTTCCTGGGTCAGCCAGAGAAAGAGCAAATCAAGCAGTGGCAGTCTACTTCGGTTAGAGACTGGGCTAAAGAATCTATGAGCTACAGACCTCAGGTTTATAACCTGCCGGAAGATAAAAAGATCAGCTACCGCTACGCATACGAAAACTATAGCCTTGTAGAGCAGCGCCTGTTACAGGCAGGTGTTCGCCTGGCAGGTCTCCTGAACGAGATCTACGGCTAAAACCTAGCAGAGCTAAGCATAAGAACAGCCACCGCACTCCTTAACAGGAACTGCAGTGGCTGTTTTCTTTTGCCTGTGCTGTGCTTTGCAACACTGTACTTCTTACGGCAGGCTGATCACATAATAGCTTGTCTGTCTGTAGGCAGAAACCGTTTTTTCTTACTTTTGAGTACAACTTTCGTTAGCCTCTTCAAGGGTTAAGTGTCATCACAATTTAAAAAGCATGGAATCATACTTCCGTCTGAAGCACCACAATACAAATGTTAAAACAGAGGTGCTAGCTGGCATCTCCTCTTTTTTGGCCACGGCTTACATCATAGTTGTAAACCCGACCATTTTGGCACAGGCAGGCATGCCTTTTTCAGGGGTACTCACAGCTACTGTATTAGTCTCCTTTTTTAGCAGTTTGATGATGGGGCTGTATGCCCGTAACCCCATTCTGGTCGCGCCGGGCATGGGCCTCAATGCCTTCTTTACCTATTCGGCAGTATTAGGCATGGGTGTAACCTGGCAGGTAGCGCTCGGTGCGGTTTTCTGGTCAGGCATCGTGTTCCTGATCCTTTCTGTATTTAACGTGCGTACGCTTATTGTAAGAGCCATTCCACGGCCGCTGCGCTTTGCTATTGCCGCAGGAATAGGCTTGTTCATTACGCTCATCGGCTTTGCTAACGCCAAGTTTATTGTAGCCAACCCTTCCACTATAATTGGTGTAAGCCCGATAAACCCAGCCTTATTGACTTTTCTGGGCGGGCTGCTGCTAACTTCTGTTCTTATTGTGCGCAATGTGAAGGGTGGCATTCTGCTGGGGATACTTATTACCACACTAGCCTCCTACCCGCTTGGCCGCTGGTGGGCTACTGACATGGAGCCGCTCATTACCTGGCAGGGCTTTGCATCCGCCCCTGACTTTAGTTTACTCCTCCAACTGGACTTTGTTAATTCCTTCAAGCTGTCTATAGTACCTGTTATTTTTGCCTTCGTTTTTACAGACATGTTCGACAGTATCTCCACGTTTGTAGGACTGGCTGAAGCCGCAGACTTGTTAGATGAGCATGGGGAACCGCGCCATGTACAGCGCTCTCTTACCACTGATGCCGTGGCAACTACGCTGGCTGGCCTGGTAGGCTCCAGCCCAGGCACAGCCTACATAGAGTCGGCAGTGGGTATTGAGGCCGGAGGGCGAACGGGGCTTACAGCCGTTGTGGGTGCATTACTCTTCTTACCGTTCCTGTTTCTGGCCCCGCTACTTTCCATGATTCCGTCTATTGCTACGGCTCCGGCTTTGGTGTTGGTAGGGGCATTCATGGTGCGTCCTGTTACAAAAATTAACTGGTTTAAAATGGATGATGCCATTCCGGCTTTCCTGTCGATGGTGCTGATTCCCTTCACCTACTCCATTACACAAGGTATCATCTGGGGCTTCCTGAGCTGGACCGCCCTAAAGCTTGTAACCGGGAAAAGCAAAGAGGTAAGTATTGCTCTTTGGGTGATAGACATCTTTGCCATACTTGCCCTTCTTTTATAGCACCAATTAGCCCGCGCAAGAGTCAAACAGTGCCAAAAGTGTGGAACTTTTCCACAGAGTGAACTTGATTTTGACATATTTCTGTTAGCAGTGTTGTTACGGAAAGATAATTTTTAGTAATCTTAAACAATATTTAACGCACATATAGGTTTACCCTGTATGTTAAGGTGCTTGGAAAGGTATAATTCTTTATCTTCACCTGCCGCAAGGCCCGCATCGGAAATACTAAATTTAGTTCATATAAAAACTTTGATTAT is a genomic window containing:
- a CDS encoding penicillin-binding protein 1A → MRRTLKQIVKFIITKIMAPFTRLVYGELSAFFQSLKPNFTRTYWQHKWAEWQNSRNRSDYRFLFRGLLKLSLFGLLLLVLFYFAVYSGFLGGMPSTKELKSVHNNTASEVYSADGVLLGRYYTQDRTNVKYANISPAAVHALIATEDARFYDHSGVDARSLARVFIKSLLLQNESSGGGSTLSQQLAKNLYPRKNYWLWDMPVNKLREMIIARKLETIYSKDEILELYLNTVPMGGNLYGIERASRRFFSTSADSLKVEEAAVLIGMLKATTTYNPRLDLERSTKRRNIVLGQMAKYEYLSAAEADSLQKLPLELKYNYTTHNDGIAPYFREHLRQELVNWAAGKKKKNGEPYNLYTDGLKIYTTIDAGMQRHAEASVRKHMAQLQKQFDAHWRGRNPWGRNSDVIQVAMQRSDRYRKLKDAGKSEAEIVEAFREPVPMQVYAWGGTNKKEMSPMDSLAYYSRFLNTGLFSLEPHSGYVRAWVGGINHHVFKYDHVKSKRQVGSTFKPIVYAAALDRGISPCDYFPNERMTYPEYDNWSPRNATDQYGGEYTMRGALANSVNTISAQMIMKAGVNRTVAMAHRLGIDSKLPEVPSLALGTADLSLQEMVTAYATFANRGYQVEPVYITKIEDREGRVLREHREGEGAKKVISEETAAIMLHLMQGVVEEGSAAKLRSQYGLKMDIAGKTGTTQDHADGWFIGITPQLVTGVWVGGESPQVRFRTLELGQGSRTALPIWGEYIRRIAIDPDYKGYYNSRFEPLPPHLQASLNCPSYRAEPPQENFLERVLDKIGDKATQTYEQWKENLKKRRKERKEKRKKNRD
- a CDS encoding acyl-CoA thioesterase produces the protein MNNIYEGKVMWSHLDANMHMRHSAYADFAAQARIVVLDRLGLDLKAFQHLKIGPILFREELIYLREVGINEHLKVTVELTKSRSDASRWSIRHEVFREDGVKAAVINVDGAWLDLVKRKLTTLPTELVEQFDRLQRSEDFQEEV
- a CDS encoding S1/P1 nuclease translates to MKKLASIFFLCLLLTSQAFAWGQNGHRAVGLVAEKHLSKKAKKKIMKLLQDNTLAEVSVWMDDIKSDDAYDHTHDWHWVTIQDGSTYEQSEKNPNGDIIGKIEEISKALKAGNLSNEQEQEYLKYLIHLVGDIHQPLHVGTGDDQGGNAVKVQWFYQPSNLHRVWDSDMINGKDLSFTEIVRFLGQPEKEQIKQWQSTSVRDWAKESMSYRPQVYNLPEDKKISYRYAYENYSLVEQRLLQAGVRLAGLLNEIYG
- a CDS encoding NCS2 family permease is translated as MESYFRLKHHNTNVKTEVLAGISSFLATAYIIVVNPTILAQAGMPFSGVLTATVLVSFFSSLMMGLYARNPILVAPGMGLNAFFTYSAVLGMGVTWQVALGAVFWSGIVFLILSVFNVRTLIVRAIPRPLRFAIAAGIGLFITLIGFANAKFIVANPSTIIGVSPINPALLTFLGGLLLTSVLIVRNVKGGILLGILITTLASYPLGRWWATDMEPLITWQGFASAPDFSLLLQLDFVNSFKLSIVPVIFAFVFTDMFDSISTFVGLAEAADLLDEHGEPRHVQRSLTTDAVATTLAGLVGSSPGTAYIESAVGIEAGGRTGLTAVVGALLFLPFLFLAPLLSMIPSIATAPALVLVGAFMVRPVTKINWFKMDDAIPAFLSMVLIPFTYSITQGIIWGFLSWTALKLVTGKSKEVSIALWVIDIFAILALLL